The genome window GTAGAGTGAAATGAAGTAGCTATTGTGGTTAACAGAGGTAAATGCCCCCAAAATGTAAAAGGATGGATGGGAGATAGTGTGGTTTGcaggaaaagaataataaaattcaacttactcagccataaagaggaacgaaattgagtcatttgatgagacgtggatggatctagagactgtcatacagagtgaagtaagtcagaaagagaaaaacaaatatcgtatattaacgcatgtatgtggaacctggaaaaatggtacagatgaaccgggttgcagggcagaagttgagacacagatgtagagaacaaacgtatggacaccaaggggggaaaactgcggtggggtggggatggggtgtgctgaattgggcgattgggattgacatgtatacagtgatgtgtacaaaattgatgactgattaaaaaaaaaaaaaacgtgataCAACTCTTCGAAAGCCGTTATggcaaaaaaattattaatgacagTTACTGTGTATTaagtattatgtattatatattgcaTTTATTGGGTctgtataataataattttcagcTCACTTTAAAGAAGAATTGTGCTGTGTACTTAGTGGAAAGATTTTAACTTtagataaaatgataaataacttATTCAGGGACTTATATCAAGTTTATAGACTCAAAATAAACTagacaatgcaaattaaaaaaaaaaaattcaactttaaCTCCCAAAGCCAACACACTCTGTATGTCATTCTGTATATGAAATCCTCCCTCTTCCAAGCAGAAGGTAGGCTTGGGCTCAAACTGACCACCATATTGTCAAGAACACTGCAGACTCCATAGGTTAAACTTACCCTCCAGGGATAACCACTCTCTAGATCATCATCTATCTCTCTTTGGCATACAGCTCTCACAGTCAGGCAATGAGGTTTCCACAAGGCATCGCTGTGTCTTATTGTGTGATTCCAGCTCCTGCACGTCACCGAAGCCCTGCACAAACTCCAGATGTCCAGCtgactgaaaattttaaaagtaacttctGGAGGCAGCAGTTCAACAAAGTTATTTTGacgctcttttttttccttctcagcaTCCGCAGAGTTCAATTCTAGGTCAGAAACCCTTGAACTGTGGTTCCTCTTGGAGTTTTTCTTCATAGCTTGATGTTTTAGTGAATTATCCTCATAAGTAACCTAAAaggcaaaagttaaaaatactcACTCCCTTTAGATCAGACTATAGATCCTACTCTGAGCCAGATACTTTCTgggtatgatttttcttttttttttttaattttatttatttatttatttatttatttatttatggctgtgttgggtcttcgcttctgtgcgatggctttctctagtagtggcaagcgggggccactcttcatcgcggtgcgcgggcctctgtcgcggcctctcatgttgcggagcacaggctccagacgtgcaggctcagtagttgtggctcacgggcctagttgctccatggcatgtgggatcttcccagaccagggctcaaacccgtgtcccctgcactggcaggcagattctcaaccactgcgccaccagggaagcccctgggtatGATTTAATGAACTTTAACTTTCTTGACTTGAGCTTctcagtctgtaaaatggggccaatgATGCTTCTCTGGGGTGTGTTCTTGCAAGGATGAACAGGGATAATGTGTAACACATCTAGCCCCACATCTGAATTGCACGTGGGAGGCACCCAACACATgttacttcctttcttctttttagatatttttggTAAATGGGtttgtttctaaatatttgggtttttttttttactcccaaAGAACATTATCTTAAAAAAGAGAAGTGATTCTTCACagactataatttatttttagcagtaGAAATGAATATTGTGAGAACACATTCGATTCCAAGTATTGACTGgaaaatacttttgaaaagtGTTCGATTCTATTTAACCCATTAATATTTGTCTGTGGGAACCAATGCCTTGTCATTAAATTCTTCATCTACAGTTTGTGACTTAATCATAAACCTGATCAACTTTTAGTAGTTTATATAAGAATTGTTTATCTACTTATATCTAATGGGTAGGTGCTCACATTTGACACAAATACTATCTGAAATAGACAAGAAGTTGAGGTCTGGGTTATACTGAcaaaatttcaaatattcaatAAGAGTAGTGTTTTAgaaatggcttttatttttttatttttggctgtgttgggtcttcgtttctgtgcgagggctttctccagttgaggcgagcgggggccactcttcatcgcggtgtgtgggcctctcactgtcgcagcctcccttgttgcggagcacaggctctagacgcgcaggctcagtagttgtggctcacgggcccagttgctccgcggcatgtgggaatcttcccaggccagggctcgaacccgtgtcccctgcattggcaggcagattctcaaccactgagccaccagggaagcccctagaaatGGCTTTTTGAAGCTACACTACATGCATAGTCAATTATGAATTAAGATAACAGTCACTGAGGCCATCAAGCAACAGTGACTAACAACTATAAACAATGTTTATAACTCATCGAGGTATAGCACGTGACTAAAAATTTAAAGTCCAGTTTCAGCTAATTTACCTAAGGTGCATGGTGTAGGCTTCTGAAATCAGTTGAAAGCATGGAGCTATTCTGGCATATAAAGACAGTTCATATTTACTTAAAATCAGTTTATTCCATTTTGCACTTCCTTTTATAATGAGGGGTGGCATCACAGGAGGGGTTTCAGATACAGCTAAATATTTCTTCTAGCTCAGTTAATGACAAATTCCCCTTTCCAGATGTGCTACTCACCTGTATGTTTCTGTACTTGCCAAGACCACAGACGCTCCCATTCATTTGGTGGTTTATGATCCAAATTAGCTCTGGTGGTTAGGATTTTAATGTCTGAGTTCAGCAGAGGACTTCCTCTTGAGAGTCTgggtaagtaagaaagcaaactgGTAAAAAAAGTTCATGAGTCAAGTTTTTGTCACCCCACCCTCCTGCCCCATCAATATAAACCAAAGCCAAACTACTCTATCTCATATTAGGAAAAAGTTACTGTGCATTTAAATGCACATTTGTTACTTCTCCCAAGATCTCACTGGGGATAAAATGCGTCCTCCCTTTACAGTTATACCACAGAAGGCAGATGAAAGCTTTTGAATTTAACAGATGGGGGTGCCTTGGTGAGGCTCCTAAAATCCCACTaggcatttttcttctttcaagtCCAGTTTTGCCTGGATGCCTAGAAACCTATCCTCTTCTGCCCCTTCTTCTTTCTGAACCAAACTTTGCTGAATTACCTCTCTAGTTAGGTAAGAGATCGCCCCTCTTTCGGGTGTCACACGGAGGCAGGGATCGGAAGGGAGCGCAGACGCCCGGCTCTCGGGGAGCCCTCACCCCCTGCGGACCCCGCAGGTCGGAAGGAATGGCCCCACGTCCTTTCTGAGCCAACCTCCTGGCGTGTCCCGCCCAGACTGCATTTGCCGGAGTCCAAACCACACGGGGCACTGACAagtaaataacaacaataacaaccgtCAGCACCAACTGTCACCACAGCTCCGGCCGGCTAAGCGGAAGTTTGTGCTAGCGCCAGGGCCGCGCCCCCGAGCACGCCCGCCCAAAGTCAGCCGGAAGCGAAGACCCTCCTACCTACTGTGCCGTAGCGACCTCTCCTTCAGCGATTTAAATCTTCCGGATTTCGAATCCTTCCCCTGCAAGTCCCTCACGTCCAGCCCACTCTAGCCCCGCCCTGCTGACTAGTATTTCGCACAGGCGCAGAGAGGAGCGCGCATTGCCTCTTGGGATTGGTAGTTTTCCCAGGGCGTCTCAGCTCGACAAccgaggagaagtggaggcgccACGGACTACAAGGACCGGTGTCCTCCGAGCCAGGTGGGCGGTGAGAAGGGCTGGTGGGGGGTGTTTAACCGGGGCTTTTAAACAATAGTTTGGAGGCGGTGTGAGGGGGGGAAATCCCTGAGTTCGTCACTGGTCGGAGTGGAGGGGCGGGACTCTGTACGCGCGCCGGGGCCTCAGCTCCTTGCGGCCTGGTCACACTCAGGGGCAGTCTTTGCTCCACCTCCCCCTGTGTTTTCCGGGGGCCTGCGTAGGCCCCGCGCCTGTCCATGGAAGGCGGAAACGGCTGCGGGGTCCGGCTCCTCGCGAAGGGGTCTAATCCTCGCCGCCATGTCCCGGGCCTTCGAGCTGCAGCCGCAGGATGGCGGCCCCCGGGTGGCCCTGGCGCCGGGGGAGACGGTGATCGGCCGCGGGCCGCTGCTGAGAGTAAGTGTGGCGGAGGCTCGGCGGCCCCAGAGAGCCGCGAGATCCTGGCCGGCTCTTGAGGCCCTACTCGGGGTCCTGCCCCGATTCCCCACCGCGCCGGCCAGGCCTGTCTGGATTTTAGAAGTTTGGGGGCAGCACGTTTTTCAGTCAGCTTGACTTGGGTTATCATCATTACAGTCTTACCCTGGGTCGGCAAACTGTGGCTCTGGCTCCAAATCCAGCCTGCTTTTGTTTGCACCCACATACTAAgaatggttctcaaattttaaaatgtaaaacgttACCAAAAAACCCATATTAAGCGTTTCAGGGAGAATAATTGCTCTAAGGGTTGGGGATATTGCCTCTTGGCTTGATAAGCCGCAATGTTTACAGTAgtttctggccctttacagaaaaagtttgccaacctctgatcTTAGCTTTTCTAGAATAATGTCTTTTAAGCTTTGGCTCCTTCGGTGGTACTGTGTCGGCTTTACTTTTATTGTAGTAGCCTTTTTCAGCAACAGTGGCTCACCCTTCTGTAGTGTGTAGTATTCCAGGCATTGATGTAAGGACTTTACCTGTACCAACTTCTTAATCCTTTCCAAACCCTACGAATTAGGTGCTCTTATTATCTTCATtgttcagatgagaaaattgagctaTGGATTGGTTatttaaagggcacacacaagcTTTCGGACGCAGAGTGCCACTGGTCTATGTATCCTTCCTCTGGGATGTTTAGGAGCTAGAAAACTTGCCTGTACCATTCTGGAATTTTGTAGATCTCTccctaaatacatatatattgttttcTCAACATTCAGCATGTTTTGTTTAGTACCTGCTTTGCGCAGCATGTCGTGCAGACCCTAGCACTGTGGGTTACACAGAGATGAATGAGTCCTTGCCCTCCAGTTTTCTCTTGGACTGTCCAGACACACCTGTGTCAGTGAGCCAATACCAGGGAGTAAGAAGCGTGCTCTTTTACCCTGGTTAACCTCCAGTGTCTAAATGGAACCGTAGGTATTAGCCTTAGGACTCCTCTCCAAGCAGGAAAAGGAGTGGTGGTTCAAGGTGGTGATGGGGAAGTCAGTTCTAAAGGggtgtgggtgtatgtgtgtgtatgtatatgtgtatgtggtaAGTATGTGGTAAGATTATTGAGAAAGTTCCAAGTTCACTTGCTGgtttgtttgtgggtttttttgttttgttttgtttttacttaaatgtttgttatttttcttcatagtttaTTAACCTATACAAACGTTTGGTGGAACTGCCTGGGaggtttcctccctcccttcctcccttcctttcttccttccttccccttttcctccctcctcccctccctccccctatttctctctctctctcactttatctCAGTTAGAAACAGAGTATGTGCTTCATCTAGAAATCTTACATCTGATTACTAATGAGTTTTAATTTCCTTAACATACTGTATCACTAACACAGAGTGCTGAGGATCTGGTTAAATGATGGATGAATTTTAGGCCTCTGTTTTATAAACTTGGCATCGGGTCACAGACTGATTCATTATTTGTAGCTTGATCTTTGTGTTATAGGCTTGCGAATGCGAGAGGAACCTatttggtttctctttttaaaaatggtaaggAATAGAAAGTCAATTATCTGGTCGGGATTTAGCTTTTCCTTTTTGAATAGTCATTCAGTGATGAGATTCTGTTGCCAAGTTTGGCAGGTTATTAGAAGTGGTTACCAACGATCCTAGATGTGTGGAAGGAAAACCTTGAAAAACAAATTACCATGTGGTTCTCAAGATTTTGGAGCTGACAGACAGGTGTTTCTTCTTGGCAGTGGTTTAAACTCCACCTGAGGGCTGCTGTTTCAAACAACAGCAATTCCAGTGAGTtggttgttttgttctgttttgtttgtagTGTGTGAGAGAGCAGACTTAGTAAACTCAGGGAGTTTATTGTAAATTCATATCTATCTGAAGTGATTAATTATAATCAGGATGATTTTTGAACTCTCTTAACTAGCCATGTCTTTTGGAGACAAGTTTCACGAACCTTCATGGCCACAACCTTTAGGTTTATAATTCCAATGTGTAAAGCATTCTTTGTGGTAAAACAGTTTGACCGTGGGAATGCCTTCATGTCTTTACAGTGGCAGGAAAACCCTTACAGAGAACACTTGTAGACAACAGAGCACAgtgaaatttcattttcttgttccCTTTGCTTTAGTGTAAGTCATCAGGGAACCCAAGGTCTTTATTTTACTAAGTTGTGATTCTGTTTCCTGATCACCATTTAAAAGGTTTTACAGCAGGATGAATCTCCAGGGAGTTATCCTAGGTGAAAACAAACAATTCCAAAGGTCACATTGTATGATTTAATTTACATAATGttattgaaatgacaaaattataaagaTGGGGACCAacttagtggttgccagggcttaaCGAAGAGGtgaggggagcaggagggaattGGGTATGCctgtaaaacaacaatgagggATTTGTTTTGTGTCTTGACTGTGTCAATATCAATATCTGGTTGTGATACTGTActgtagttttgcaagatgttactgCTGGGGGAAACAGTGAACAGTACAAGAGATCTTTCTGTAATGTATCTTTTAACCATGAATCTACAACTATCTTAAgtaaaaaaattagtttaaaaaaagattttacagCATCTCAAACAACAAAATACCATTAGGCCCAATTATTTGCTTtatggtttttctttaattaaatccGATTTTGCTCTTAAATGTAAACTACgctttctgatttcaaattttCCTTATTCTGTTTTGATAGCAGGGATTATAGGACCCATTCCTTTATGATCTATTTTCCTCCAAGGAAATAGGACAGCACCAGGTATCTAGTGCGATTTCCTGAAGGCAGATGTAATTGAAGCTACTGCtctaattaaaaagagaaagggccCTCAGGTGGGGATGGGGATAGTCCTGGGCTGTAGTGCAGACTCTTCACCAGGCATCAGTTCACCACTTCTAAGACTGTTGTAAGTGTCCCACAAAGTTTATACAAAGGAAGCACTCCCAGGCCTGGCAACTCTGCACTGTTCCTACTTGTTGCCGGATTTCACCTGCTGCGGCTGTCTGGTCTGACAAGGTTTGTCCCTAGGGACGTGCCAAGCACTCCTAGCTTTGCCCTGCCCTCAGTTATTGAGCCTAGTACAATTCCTGATGCATAGTAGGCCTTCAACACATGATCTCTTCCTTTTCTGCATCTCAGCCTCACTCTTCCAACCCTCATAAAGAGCCTACTTGCAACTTAGGTGTAAAAAGGAGAGCGTAGAGTTTTGAAGTGAATATAAATAAAGTAACGAGGCAGTGCTACCAACTGCTAAAGCTTAAGGAGCAACATTCATGGTGGATTGTGTTagcattttttctattttattgactaATTAGTAAATTCAGAAAATAGCTAATGAATATATACTATAGTTAGATGGgaggaatgaaggagaaataactcCTTGCTCTCAGGAAGCTTATAGTTAGTAGGTATGAGAGACATAGAAGCAAGTAACTAGAAAGGGGAGCTAGGCAGGCACCTCCAGTGAGTGAAGTGGGAGAGAGTAAGAAAAATAACACAGGGACACACTGATAGATGACAGCGGTGTCGTAAATGACAACTGCCTCAGTGTTGAGGAGGCCACAAGGAGAGGACTGCGTAATGCAGTTTCTGCTACTCACCCCCATTCCTACCTAGTAAGTGTCATATCATTTTTCTCAAAAGTAAtaagaaatttagatttttagatataacctctgatttttaaaaggtcaCATTAAAAGTTTTGTTTCAATACCTTGAGCCAAACAGAAGGGTGTGACGTGATACAGAGAGGTGTAGGAAGGAACCCACAATTAAGATGaggggtcagagaaggcttcgtGAACTCACTGACATATTGAGCTGACTTTAAAGTGTTAGAacagttggaattttgataggtcGAGAGTAGATAGGAAGGGAAGGGCCCTTAAGGCTAAATGAATGATTTAAGGCTCTAAGGTTGGAAAGTGTAAGGCACATTGGATAATTGGATAAGCGTTGAGTAGACTTGTGGGATGATCACATTACATCAGTGATTCTGTTTAACTTTTACAGACATTGCTTTTACAACATGcactagttttctttcttttttaaaaataggctttttatttttattaaaaataaaacctcctCTATCAACATCCCCGACCACAGTGGTATATTTGATGAACCTGTATTGGCatgtcattatcacccaaagcccaCAGTTTACactagggttcattcttggtgtacATTCTGTCGGTTTTGGCAACTGTgtaaatgacatgtatccaccattgtagTGTTATAGaacactgccctaaaaatctcagTGTTCTGTCTGTTCATCTTCCCTCTCCCCTGCAACCCCTAGCAACTACTGAACTTTTTAACCATCtgcatagttttaccttttccagagtatcatatagttggaatcatacagtatgtatatGTAGACtttttttcagattggcttcttttcattCAGTAGTATgtatttaaggttcttccatgtcttttcctgtttttttagtgatgagtaatattccacagtCTGGATGttccacagtttatccatttgtctactGAAGGATATCTAGGTTACTTGcacattttggcaattatgaataaagctgctataaacatccatgtgtaggtttttgtgtgaacataagttttcagttcttttgggtaaataataaggagtacaattgctggatAGTATGGCAAGAGTGTGTTCAGtgttgtaagaaactgccaactgtcttccaaagtggctgtaccatttttcattcccactgtCAGTGGATAAGAGTTCCTGttcttccacatccttgtcagcatttggtgttgtcagtgttttagattttggctattctagcaGGTGTGTGGTAAATTGCTTTTCatatgtattttcaaatttaattctTTGAATTGCCATCTCCTGGGTACCACTTAATGTGAATACGAGAAACTAGATTTGAAAACCACTTTTAGACACACTAAGTGGAATGCTTGGCACAGAATAGGTCTTTAAGAAATGTCTGCTGACCTGTACTTATGTATTTAGAAAGCTTCATTTACCAAAGTCCCAAGTGGGGATTTAGACCCAGTTGTATCTTACTAAGCTGTGCTTATATTTTTACTCACTATGTTGCCTCTGTCATAATATATTAAAGATGAGGTCACATTTCTATAGCATTCACTGTGCAAGCAGAATTGCAAGCCAAACGGACTGAGTGAGTTGAAATTTCAATGGCAGTGAGTCAGCACAGTTTCATCATACTGGCTAACAATTCGGCAACCTTGAAGAAGGAGCTCAGAAAGTATtggattttacttttaaaagtctAAATGATCCATATTTCATTAGTATTGTGGATTACATGGGTGTCTGTGAGGTAGCCTGGTAACCTACCTCTTATTTACACCATTACTCATGTGAGAAAGTATATTATAAAGAGAGATCATGCATAAATTGGAGTCTGCCTAGAGAGCCTCTGGCCAAAATCAAGTCCACTTCCTCAAACTTGTCTTTTCTTAGTATCAGCAGTTGCACTTTGGTACATTCCACGTGGGATGACATTAAACATCTTGTATCAACTAGCTTTTGCTCTGTTGAGAAATAAGGTCTACTTATCATCTAATATCATGGCAGCCTTAGTGTTGATGTCTGAGCTTTGGAGTGTGGGAAGGACCCAATACTGGGGATCACTCTAGGTAAGAAAAGTTTATGGTTTGCCAACTGGTTTACAGTAACCAGTCTCTCTTCAATTCaggtcttaattttatttttatcttttttattttattttttattttttattttttttaacatctttattagagtgtaattgctttacagtggtgtgtcagtttctgctttataacaaagtgaatcagttatacatatgtccccatatctcttccctcttgcatctcactccctcccaccctccctatcccacctgtaggtggtcacaaagcactgagctgatctccctgtgctatgtggctgcttcccactagctatctattttacgtttggtagtatatatatgtccatgccactctctcactttgtcctagcttacccttccccctccccgtatcctcaagtccattctctagtaggtctgcatctttattcccgtcttgcccctaggttcttctgaccattttcctttttaatttttttttagattccatatatatgtgttagcatacagtatttgtttttctctttctgacttacttcactctgtatgacagtctctaggtccatccacttcactacaaataactcagtttcattcctttttatggctgagtaatattccattgtatatatgtgccacatcttctttatccattcatctgttgatggacacttaggttgcttccatgtcctggctattgtaaatagagctgtaatgaacattgtggtacataactctttttgaattatggttttctcagggtatatgcccagtagtgggattgctggatcgtatgatagttctatttttagttttttaaggaacctccatactgttctccatagtggctgtatcaatttacattcccaccaacagtgcaggagggttcccttttctccacaccctctccagcatttattgtttgtagattttttgatgatggccattctgaccggtgtgagatgatatctcattgtagttttgatttgcatttctctaatgattaatgatgttgagcattctttcatgtgtttgttggcaatctgtatatcttctttggagaaatgtctatttaggtcttttgcccatttttggattgggttgtttgtttttttgatattgagctgcgtgagttgcttgtatgttttggagattaatcctttgttagttgcttcatttgcaaatattatctcccattctgagggttgtcttttggtcttgtttatggtttcctttgctgtgcaaaagcttttaagtttcattaggtcccatttgtttatttttgtttttatttccatttctctaggaggtgggccaaaaagga of Eschrichtius robustus isolate mEscRob2 chromosome 15, mEscRob2.pri, whole genome shotgun sequence contains these proteins:
- the FBXO48 gene encoding F-box only protein 48: MNGSVCGLGKYRNIQVTYEDNSLKHQAMKKNSKRNHSSRVSDLELNSADAEKEKKERQNNFVELLPPEVTFKIFSQLDIWSLCRASVTCRSWNHTIRHSDALWKPHCLTVRAVCQREIDDDLESGYPWRVILLRNYQKSKVKHEWLSGRYSNIRSPISLPEKIMYPMDADTWGEILEAELER